From Staphylococcus sp. IVB6214:
CATCAATGACTTCGTCTGTTAATTGACTGGCTTCAATAGACGAAATACGGATACGCTCTAGACCATCAACTGTTTCTAAATCACGTAAAAGTTGCGCTAAGTTATAGTCTTTCAAGTCTTGTCCGTAGCCACCAGTATGAATACCTGTTAACACAATCTCTTTATATCCAGATTGCACAAGTTGTGTCGCTTGTTCAACAACTTTTTGAGGATCACGTGAACGCATCAGACCACGTGCCCACGGAATGATACAGAACGTACAGAAGTTATTGCATCCTTCTTGTATTTTAAGTGATGCACGTGTTCTGTCTGTGAAATATGGGACATCCAATTCTTCATACGTTCGGTTTTTCATAATATTGCTTACACCGTTAATTGGTTGTCTCTCTTTTTGATATTCATCGATATAACCTAACAATTTATGGCGGTCTTGTGTACCTACAACAATATCAACGCCTGGAATTTCCATGATTTCAGCAGAAGATGTCTGTGCGTAACAACCTGTAACACAAACCACTGCTTCAGGATTTTGTCGTATGGCTCTACGAATCACCTGACGACTTTTTTTATCACCTGTATTTGTAACTGTACACGTGTTGATCACAAATACATCTGCGTTTTGTTCAAAATCAACACGTTCGTAGTCAGCTTCTTTAAATAATTGCCAAATTGCTTCTGTCTCATAATGGTTTACTTTACACCCTAAAGTATGAAAGGCAACTGTTGACATGACTTCACCTCATTAATTCTATTTCGTAACTAATGGCACTTAACGCATAAAGTGCTGCTGTTTCAGCGCGAAGAATTCTTGGTCCAAGCCCAACGATGTGTGCGTGTGGTTCAAACAATGCAACTTCTCCTTCGCTAAAGCCACCTTCAGGCCCAAACAAAAGAAGTACTTTATCGTTTGGTTTTAGTTGTGTGAGTGTCTTTTTAAACTGAGATGACTCACCTTTTTTTGCCTGTTCTTCGTATGCCATTAGAATATAATCATATTCACTAATCATATCATATACATATTTTAAATTCGAGCAATATTTTATGTTTGGAATGCGTTGTCGATAACTTTGTTCAGCAGCTTCTTTGATAATTTTTGACCAACGTTCCAGCTTTTTATTCGCTTTTTGATCATTCAACTTTACAACTGAACGATCCATTTGAACAGCGATAAAATCATTTACGCCAAGTTCTGTCGCCTTTTGTAACAGCCATTCATATTTATCTGACTTGATCAACCCACTTGCAATCGTCAATGAAACAGGCATTTCACTATGAATTTCAAGTCGCTCTATTGTTTCAACTTCTATTGCTTTCTGCTCGGCATGAATAATTGTTGCTTTAAAAGTTTGTTGATTGTCAAAGTTGATAATGATTGTGTCGCCTTCTGTATAGCGCATTACTTTTAACATATGATGAATATCATCTTTATTTGTGATAAAAAAACGCTGATGGCACTCAGCGTTTTCATTTAGGAAATAACGTTGCATAATTATTCCACCTTCTGTCCTGTGATACAAACCCAACCATTATCATGTTGTACATCAACAATGTTATAACCAACCGCCTTCATTTGAGATTGGATTGACTCACTTTTCTCTTCAATAATTCCAGATGTAATAAAGTAACCAGATGGGTTTAATCGTTTGTAACTATCTTCAATCATCAACTCGATAATGTGTGGCAAAATATTCGCAATCACAACATCATATTGTGCCGTTTCATTCGTCAACAGGTTTCCAGTTGCTGTTTCAATCGCATCAGCACAACCATTTTTCTCAAAATTATCACGCGCAACTTTTACCGCCATTTCATCTAAGTCAATTGCTTTTACTGATTGTGCACCCATCAGATGTGATGCAATACTTAGAATGCCTGAACCAGTCCCAACATCGATAACATTGTGTTGAGGTTGAACGACACGTTCAATCGCCTTTAAGCAAAGACTTGTTGTCGGGTGATCACCTGTACCAAAAGCCATTCCTGGATCTAATTCGATATATAAGAAGTCGTCAGCCTGATCGATAGTCTCCCAGCTAGGTACAATAAAGAACCTGTCAGATGCTCGAAATGGATGGAAATAGTTTTTCCATTCATTTTCCCAATCTGATTCTTCAATCACCTTTGTGGATATTTGTAAAATATGCGAATCAACTTCATCAATTGACAATAGCTTTTCTTTTAAGCGTTCAACAAAAGCCTGATCGACTTGCATTTCTGTATAGTAACCTTTAATCACCATGTGCGTTTCTGGATAATCGGCTGGATCTAAGACAAATATTTCACCATATTTGTCTTCTCTAACTTTTCCGATTTCATTCGAGTCTTCAATGGCAACACCATTCGAACCGATATCTTGCAACAAATTAGAAACGATGGATTCAGCGTCTTCATTTACAGTTACAGATAATTCTATCCAATTCATCACATTAATCTCCCTTAAAGAAACGACGTGCTTTATCTTTGAAATTACTTGGTTGTTCGTTTATTTCATCGCCACTTTCTTCAGCGAATGCTTTCAATAATTCTTTTTGACGCTCAGTTAATTTGGTTGGTGTGTGAACTTTGATATTGATGAATAAGTCACCGTAACCATAACCATGAACGTTTTTAACACCTTTCCCTTTTAAACGGAATTGTTTGCCTGATTGTGTACCCGCTGGAATCGTTAAAATTCCTTGTCCGTTTAGAGTAGGAATTTTAATCTCATCACCAAGTGCCGCCTGTGCAAAACTGATAGAATGTTGATAATACACATCGTCACCATCACGTGTAAATTTATCAGATGGTTGCACACGGAAAACAACATATAAGTCACCGGCAGGGCCGCCATTTTCACCAGGAGATCCTTGTCCAGAAAGGCGAATTTGTTGATCATTGTCTACACCTTCAGGCACAGTAACTTCAAGTTTTACTGTTTTAACTTCTGTTCCTTTACCGTGACATGTTGGACAAGGTTCTTCAAACTCTTGTCCAGTTCCGTTACATTCAGGACAAACTTGTTGCGTACGCACACGACCTAAAATAGTATTTTGTTCTACTGACACATGTCCAGTCCCGTTACAGTAACTACATGTGTGCTTTTTCGTGCCTGGCTTTGCACCTTCTCCGTCACATGTATGACATACGACTTCTTTTCTGACTGAAATTTCTTTTTTTGTACCAAAGATCGCTTCTTCAAAAGTTACTGTCATTGTGTATTGAAGATCGTCACCTTTTCTCGGTGCGTTCGGATCACGTTGACGCTGTGCACCGCCGAAGAATGAACTGAAAATATCTTCAAAACCGCCGCCACCAAATCCTGAGAAGTCTTGGCCGCCAAACCCACCTTGACCAAAGCCACCTTGTGGACCGGCATGTCCAAACTGATCATAGTTTGCACGCTTATTTTCATCACTCAGTACTTCATAAGCTTCGCTGATTTCTTTAAATTTTTCATCCGCGCCTTCTTCTTTATTAATATCTGGATGATACTTTTTTGACAGCTTACGATAAGCACGCTTTATTTCATCTTTCGAAGCACTCTTCGAAATGCCAAGGACTTCATAATAGTCTCTTTTTGCCAATGCAATCTCTCCTTTTCGTTAATAAATATCATGAAAGTAAAAGGGGCTGGGACGATGATTGTCCTAGCCCCTTTGAGCGACTGATACCAGTCAATCTATTTATTGTGATCTATTATTTTTGATCGTCGTCATTTACTTCTTTAAATTCAGCATCTTGTACTGTATCGTCTTGTTGTGTAGCACCGCCTTGAGCTTGTTGTGCTTGCTGTGCTTGTTCGTAAATCTTCATAGATAATTGTTGAATCACTTGTTCTAGTGCTTCTTTTTTCTCTTTAATCGCATCAATATCGTCACCTTCAAGTGCTGACTTCAATGCTTCTTTTTTGTCTTCTGCTTCTTTTTTATCGTCTTCAGTAACATTTTCACCTAAGTCAGTTAATGTTTTGTCAACTTGGAAGACAAGTTGATCAGCTTCGTTACGTAAGTCTACTTCTTCACGACGTTTTTTATCAGCTTCAGCATTTTGCTCAGCATCTTTCACCATGCGATCGATTTCTTCGTCAGATAGTGCAGATGAAGATTCGATTGTAATGTTTTGTTCTTTGTTTGTACCTAAATCTTTTGCAGTTACGTTTACAATACCGTTTTTATCGATATCGAATGTTACTTCGATTTGTGGTACCCCACGTGGTGCTGGTGGAATATCAGTTAATTGGAAACGGCCTAATGTTTTGTTATCTGATGCCATTGGACGTTCACCTTGAAGAACATGGATATCAACGGCTGGTTGGTTATCAGCTGCAGTTGAATATACTTGTGACTTAGATGTTGGGATTGTTGTATTACGTTCGATTAACGTATTCATACGTCCACCCATAATTTCGATACCTAATGATAATGGTGTAACGTCTAGAAGTACAACATCTTTAACGTCACCAGTGATAACGCCACCTTGAATTGCAGCACCCATTGCGACTACTTCATCTGGGTTTACACCTTTATTTGGTTCTTTGCCAATTTCTTTTTTGATTGCTTCTTGTACGGCTGGAATACGTGTTGATCCACCAACTAAGATTACTTCGTCGATATCAGAATTTGATAAACCAGCATCTTTCATCGCTTGACGTGTTGGAGTCATTGTTTTTTGTACAAGTTTGTCTGCTAATTCTTCAAATTTAGCGCGTGTTAGTGTTGTTTCTAAGTGTAAAGGTCCTGCAGCACCCGCTGAGATGAATGGTAATGAAATTTGTGTTGAAGAAACACCTGATAAATCTTTTTTCGCTTTTTCAGCTGCATCTTTTAAACGTTGTAATGCCATTTTATCTTGTGATAAATCTACACCGTTTTCAGATTTGAATTCATTTACTAGGTAATCGATGATAACTTGGTCAAAGTCATCTCCACCTAATTTGTTGTCACCTGCAGTTGCTAATACTTCGAATACACCGTCACCTAATTCAAGAATTGAGACGTCGAAAGTACCACCACCAAGGTCGAATACTAATACTTTTTCTTCTTTGTCGGTTTTATCTAAACCATATGCTAATGCAGCAGCTGTTGGTTCGTTAATAATACGCTCTACTTCTAATCCAGCAATTTTACCAGCATCTTTAGTAGCTTGACGTTCACTGTCATTGAAGTAAGCTGGAACTGTGATAACTGCTTTTTCAACTTTTTCACCTAGATAGCTTTCAGCAGTATTTTTTAGGTTTTGTAAAATCATCGCTGAAATCTCTTGTGGTGTATAATCTTTACCTTCAATGTTTTCTTTGTAGTCAGTTCCCATATGACGTTTAATAGATTGAATTGTATTTGGGTTTGTGATAGCTTGACGTTTTGCCACTTCACCTACTTGTGTTTCTCCATTTTTGAACGAAACAACAGATGGCGTTGTTCTCGCACCTTCAGGATTTTGAATTACTTTAGGTTCGTCACCTTCTAATACTGATACACAAGAGTTTGTTGTTCCTAAGTCAATACCAATTACTTTACTCATAATCAAATTCCTCCTAATTTACAAACAATGTTATTTTACATAAATGATTGATTTTCGTCAAAAATTATTGATTTACTTTAACCATTGATGCGCGTAATACGCGATCTTTTAACTTGTAGCCTGATTGTAATTCTTCAGTAACTGCACCTGATTCAAATTCAGGGTTATCATCTTGGATGACAGCTTGATGATAATTTGGATCGAATTGTTCGCCTTCCGCTTGAATGCGTTCCAATCCATTGTCTTCAAGTGCTTTGATAAGGCTGTCATAAACCATTTGAACACCTTTTTTTAGTGCAACAAATGATTCATCATCACCTTCTATTTGTAGTGCTCTTTCAATATTATCAAGCGTTGGTAAAACATCTGTTAATACTGATTGCGCACGGTACGTTTTTTGAATATCTGCTTCGTTTTGAATACGACGTTTATAATTTTCAAATTCTGCGTATAATCTTAAATATTTTTCTTGAGAAGCATCGACTTCTGCTTGCAATGATTCAAGTTGCTGTTCTAATGTTGGTTCAGTTGAATCTTCAACGTTCTCTTCATTAACAGCTTCTTGTTCGACATTTTCTTCCGATTCAGTTGCGTTAAAGTCAACTGTTTCTTCAGTTGTCTCTTTTTGTGTTTCTTCTTCTCTTGACGCTTTATCTTCTGACATTTCTAAACCTCCATCAGAGCTGAGACATAATGACTTTGTATGCATCATTTGATTGCGCTCGAATCCTAAGCACTTTTGTCTCTATCTCTTGAATTGTTTTATCTTGTTTGACTAAGCAATTGTATCACATTTTGATAGCGCATTGCTGTTGGGCCAACTATCGCAATATGACCTTCTATTTGATTCGCTAAAGCATAAGGTCGGGTCACAATCGCAATTCCTTCTAAGTTCTGATCTATCTCAGAACCAATACTAATATGAATCGGCGCATCTGACATTTGGTCAATCAATTGAGTGATTTTTCCAGACTCCACATACTTCAATATAGGTTGAATTGAAGTCACTGTACTTTCATTCAATCGTTCGATTAATTGATGTTTACCGCCCAAATAAATACGTGATGTTTCAGAATCGAGGTGTTTCTTTATTAGAAAGTACACCTGTAACAATATCGCCACTTCATGATCACTAAAACCCATCAATCGGTATGCATCTATTTGATACTTTCCGTTATTCAAAAAACTACTAAGATTACTCGAAATAAAATTAGATAATTTAATAACGGTCGTATCATCAACTGTTATCGTTGATGATAAATGCAAATGCTTTACATGACCCGTTTGATAGATCAGTACGACAATTAAATGTTTGTCATTGATTTTCATCAAGTGGACATTAAGAATTGAAGCCTTAGTATGATCTGGACCAACTACTATCGTCGTGTAATGCGTTTGATCAGAAAACAACTGTGCCAAACGATTCAATGTAGTTGAAATATCATAATGATTCTCACTAAACAAAGTATTAAGATTTAATTTGTTTGGATGCTCTTCCACATCTTCATGTTCCAGCAGCTGATCTACATAAAGACGAAAGCCTGCTTCAGAAGGTATTCGACCGGATGATGAATGTGTCTTTTCAATCAGGTGGTTTTCTTCTAGCATTTTCATCTCATTTCTAATTGTTGCTGGACTAACTTTGACGTTATGTCGCTTAATTAATGTGGTAGAACCAATAGGTTGGCCTAATTCAACATAATCTTCAACAATTGCATTTAAAATACTAATTTGCCTTTGTGTAATCATGTTTCCACCTCATTAGCACTCCTTTATCTCAAGTGCTAATTATAATTTATCAGAAAGGTCAAAGTAAGTCAATGTTAAAGCTCTTAAATCTCAAATTTCTATTTGTCACTTGATAAATGTCTCAAAGACGTAATTTCCAATCACTCTACCTTCATCTGTTAAAGCTACATGCGTCTCTGTTTGACGGATTAACTGTTTACGACCTAATTGCTGTAACTCATCATGATAATAATCAGTGAGTTGGATACCATATTTTTCAAAGAATACTTCCTTATTTACGCCTTCATTCATACGCAATCCTAAAAACATCTCTTCTTCCATTTTCTCTTGCATCGTCAAAACATCTTTTGTTCGTATCGGCTTTTTATTTTGACGAATTTGTTCAATGTAGTGTTGTACAGGATTGATATTTGAATATCTCACACCATCTACATAACCGCTTGCACCCGCACCGAAACCAAAATAAGGTTCATTTTTCCAATACACTTTATTGTGTGTCGAGGCATGGTTGACTTTTGCAAAATTAGAAATTTCATATTGATGTAATCCATTTTCTGCTAACTTTTTAATCATATAATGATACATTTCAGCACCCAGATCTTCATCTGGTTCATTTAATTCCCCACGTTGATATAGATTGTAAAACTGTGTCTGCTTCTCTAAAATCAGTCCGTAGCTTGATATATGGTCAACATTGAGAGCAATTGCCTCATCTAAACTTTCTTCAAATTGTGCCATCGTTTGACCTGGAAGCTGATACATCAGGTCAATACTAATAGATGGAATACCGTGTTTTCTAGCATTATGAACGGCCGTATAAATGTCTTCACGCCGATGACTACGACCTAATATTTTTAATAATGCTTCATCAAAAGTTTGAACACCTAATGATAATCGATTGACACCATATTTTTTCAAAAGTGCTACTTTTTCCTCAGTCAGTTCGTCTGGGTTGGCCTCGAATGTATATTCACCGCTGATATCAAATTGTTCTTGAATAGCAATCAATAAGCGCTCCAATTGCTCTTCAGATAAAGCAGTCGGTGTTCCCCCACCAACAAACATTGTTGACAAAGGTCGCTTACCAACCCATGACATTTCTGTTATTAAACACGTCAAATAGTCATCGACCGGCTGATGTTGTATAAAATATTTATTAAAATCACAATAGGTACATATTTTCACACAGAAAGGAATATGGATATAAGCACTTTTAACGTCTTGCATATGTTCTCCTCCTACGAAATAAACTCCCAAGTCACAATGTCATTCAAGTGACTGAGAGCTATATAATATTTATTCGTCATCCATTTTAAGAACTGCTAAAAAGGCATCTTGTGGAATTTCAACACTACCAACAGCCTTCATCTTTGCTTTACCGGCTTTTTGTTTTTCAAGTAATTTACGTTTACGGCTAATATCGCCACCGTAGCATTTTGAAAGGACGTTTTTACCCATTGATTTGATATTCGTACGGGCAACAATTTTTTGTCCGATTGCAGCTTGAACGGGTACTTCGAACTGTTGTCTTGGAATAAGTGTTTTTAACTTTTCGACAAGCACACGACCACGCTCATATGCAAAGTCACGATGCACAATAAAACTTAATGCATCAACTTTATCACCATTTAATAAAATATCCATCTTAACGAGATTACTTTCTTTATTCTCGATAAATTCATAGTCGAATGACGCATAACCTTTCGTGTTTGATTTCAATTGATCAAAGAAATCAAATACGACTTCTGATAATGGCAATTCGTAAACGATACTTACACGAATATCATCTAAATAGTCCATCGTAATGAATTGACCACGTTTACGTTGGCATAACTCCATGACAGCCCCTACGTAATCATTTGGTACCATCATTGTCGCGCGAACATATGGTTCGAATACTTTTTCAATTTGGTCACGATCAGGCATTTGTGCTGGGTTATCAACTTTTATGGACTCGCCATTTCTTAACACAACTGTGTAAATAACTGATGGTGCAGTAGCAATTAATTCAATACCGAACTCACGTTCAATTCGTTCTTGAATAATTTCCATGTGCAGCATCCCTAAAAATCCTGTACGGTATCCAAATCCAAGTGCTTTTGAAGATTCTGGTTCAAATTCAAGTGAGGCATCATTTAATTGTAATTTTTCTAATGCTTCACGCAAGTCATTGTAATCTTTATTGTCAATTGGGAAAAGACCACAATATACCATTGGATTCATCTTCTTATAACCTTGTAATGGCTCACTTGCTGGATTGTCTTCGTGCGTAATCGTATCCCCAACACGAGAGTCATCTACATTTTTAATACTTGCGATAATGTATCCAACATCTCCGACCGTTAGTTCATCAACAGGTAATTGCTTAGGTGTATTAATCCCCACTTCTGTAACTTCAAAGCTTTTGCCTGTTGCCATCATTTTAATGCGGTCTCCCGCCTTAACAACACCATCTACTACACGAATAGATGATACGACACCACGATACGGATCATATTCAGAGTCAAAAATTAACGCTTTGAGTGGTGCAGATGGATCGCCGTCTGGTGCTGGAACAATTTCAACGATCTTCTCCAAAATTTCATCGATACCTATATTAGACTTGGCACTGGCTAACACAGCATCATCTTTGTCGAGACCGATAACATCTTCTACTTCTTGTTTTACGCGCTCTGGTTCAGCAGCTGGTAAGTCGATCTTGTTAATAACAGGGATCAACTCAAGATCGTTATCCAACGCAAGATATACGTTTGCTAATGTTTGTGCTTCAATACCTTGTGCAGCGTCAACGACAAGAATTGCCCCTTCACATGCAGCGAGTGAGCGTGACACTTCGTATGTAAAGTCGACATGTCCTGGTGTATCGATCAGATGAAATGTATAAGTTTCGCCGTCTTTTGCTTCATATTTTAGACGAACCGCATTCAATTTGATTGTAATACCACGTTCACGTTCCAGATCCATAGAATCTAACAGTTGCGCCTGCATTTCACGTGATTCAACAGATTTTGTGTTTTCTAAAATTCGATCTGCTAATGTTGACTTACCATGGTCAATGTGGGCAATGATCGAAAAGTTTCTAATATTTTTACGTCTTGTTAAACGCTCATTATTGTTCATAACATCCTGCTCGCTTTCATCATATTCCCGATTTATAAACTCTTACATCTTTGCTATGATAACGTTTTTAGGCTACAATTGCAACTAGATGAAGTAGCATTTTGAAATAACCTTGTCATTATAAAATTAAAAAATAAGATTAACTGTATAATTAATGATTGCACATTGTGTACACATTTGATAGAATAAATTCTGTTGTAATCAAAGTTATTTTGATACCAAGTTGATTCTAGGAGGTGTCTTTCATGCCAAACATTAAATCTGCTATTAAACGTGTAAAAACAACGCAAGTAGCTGAGAGCCAAAACATTTCACAAAAAAATGATATGCGTTCTGCAGTGAAAAACGCAAAAAAAGCAATTGAAACTAATGCTGACAATAAACAAGAATTAGTAAGCAAAGCAATCAAACGTATTGATAAAGCTGCGCAAAAGAATTTAATTCATTCTAACAAAGCTGATAGAATGAAATCTAAATTAATGTCAGCAAAATAATTTCATAGTGTCTTCACTATGTCTCACCGTATTTCGTGTTGAATGTTTCAATATGAAATACGGTTTTTTCATTTTAATAAAAGGATGAGATACGAAAACATCGCACACTCACCCTTTTGCATCTATAAACTTAAAATAAATAATTCTAAAATAAGAACTTTATCCATATATGACGACTTTAGTTTATAATCCGTTTCAGCACAAGCATCAATAATCTCTAACAATTGATGTAACTGATATTTTCTGCATTGTTGTAATGCAAGCTTTACTCGATATGGATGCACGCCAACAGTTTTTGCAATCTGCTGCTGCGAATACCCTTTTTGACTCAAAATCAGAGATTGATAATACAAGCGATAATTGCTCGTTATCAAAGCTAGTAACTTTATCGGTTCTTCTTTTAACTGGATTAAATCTTTCATGAGTTGTATGGCACGATCTTTTTGGCCTTTTTGTATGTATTCCGTTAACAAAAAGACATTTTGCTCAAGACTTCTATTCACAATAGTTTGTACATCTTTTTTAGTAATTGTCGGCTGGTCACCAATAAATAAAACAATTTTTTCCAGTTCTTGTTGAACGATACGATAATGTATACCTGTCAGTCCAATTAACGTATCTAATGCATCTTGTTTAATATCTTTAAATTGCTCATGTAATTCTTTTTGAATCCATGTTTTCATCTCTTGTTCTGTAAACTGCTCAACTTTTTTCAGTGATGCATACTTTTTAAGCTGTTTTACAACCTTCTTTCGTTCATCCAACTTAACAGCATTCACTTGAAATACGATAAGTGTTTGTCCATCATAGTTTTCAAGAAATCGGATAAACCCTTCTAAGTTCGGTTGCTTTTCTTTAGCTACTTTCTCCCCAGTAAAGATATAACTGTTTTGTACCAAGACAACTTTTTTATCTGAAAAGAAAGGCATTGTCATTGCTTCTTCCATAATTGTATTCAACTCTGTTTCATATAAATTATATTTCACAAAGTTAAAGTCATCTTTTGGTTCCTTTTCTAGGTATGTTTCAATGAGTCGATCACTCTCTTTATCGACAAGTTCTGGTACTTCGCCATATACAGCATGCAAATACGACATGTACTTCTCCCTTTCAAAATCAATGTATTTGTATTATAGCATGATTTGGTTCGTTGTTCTTTCTAATTCATACCAGTTGTCATGTGTGAAATTGTGTAACCATGTGCAAAACTTTCATCAAATGTCACAACAATATGATGCAACTCTGCAGTGCTATAAATAGGGATATGAAGTGAATGATATCGGTCGATAATCACTGGACTCGGTAAATGATACATGTTGTGTTTTGCAACAGAAACAATTGCATGAGTAGGTTTTATTACGTTGAGAAATGCCGTTGAACTACTTGTTTTACTACCGTGATGCCCTACTTTTAAAATATCTATCTTCGGTAATGCAAATGCATTCATTAACTGTTCTTCATTATTAACTGTCGCATCTCCCATTAACAATAATTTGTTCTGATTAATGTTCACGAATGTCACAATAGAATGTTCATTCGGGTCTTCACTTTGTCCAATATCACTATTTAAAAACTGGAACGAAAATGCGCCCAGATTTAAATGTTGAAGCTGATGAGAGTCCCATAATGTAGCCTGTTCATCTTGTACAACATGACGTACTAATTTCAAATTCAAAGAATCAAAATGATTGGGATTGATAACGATATTGGAAATTGCAACACGTTGCGCAAGATGATTGATTTCACCCATATGATCTGCATGCGCATGTGTAATAATCAAATAATCTATCGTACCAATGCCCCGTTCTTTGAGATAAGGGAAAAGTTTTCGGTCAGTAATGGATGCTTTATTCATCTGCCGTTTAGTTTCAAGTGCACCCCCGGTATCAATGAGTAAAGTTTCCCCTGTTTTGGCTTCAAATAAAATGGCATCCCCTTGACCAACATCTATAACTGTCATCCGATTTTCAAGATGAGGATGACAAAGTTGCGTGACACAGATAAAAGTTGCAATCCAGAAACATAAAATTTTCAATTTCTTTTTTGCTAACAAATAAGAAGCGATGAAAATAAAGAAAATGCATAATGCATAGCCTA
This genomic window contains:
- a CDS encoding 16S rRNA (uracil(1498)-N(3))-methyltransferase — protein: MQRYFLNENAECHQRFFITNKDDIHHMLKVMRYTEGDTIIINFDNQQTFKATIIHAEQKAIEVETIERLEIHSEMPVSLTIASGLIKSDKYEWLLQKATELGVNDFIAVQMDRSVVKLNDQKANKKLERWSKIIKEAAEQSYRQRIPNIKYCSNLKYVYDMISEYDYILMAYEEQAKKGESSQFKKTLTQLKPNDKVLLLFGPEGGFSEGEVALFEPHAHIVGLGPRILRAETAALYALSAISYEIELMR
- the prmA gene encoding 50S ribosomal protein L11 methyltransferase, with product MNWIELSVTVNEDAESIVSNLLQDIGSNGVAIEDSNEIGKVREDKYGEIFVLDPADYPETHMVIKGYYTEMQVDQAFVERLKEKLLSIDEVDSHILQISTKVIEESDWENEWKNYFHPFRASDRFFIVPSWETIDQADDFLYIELDPGMAFGTGDHPTTSLCLKAIERVVQPQHNVIDVGTGSGILSIASHLMGAQSVKAIDLDEMAVKVARDNFEKNGCADAIETATGNLLTNETAQYDVVIANILPHIIELMIEDSYKRLNPSGYFITSGIIEEKSESIQSQMKAVGYNIVDVQHDNGWVCITGQKVE
- the grpE gene encoding nucleotide exchange factor GrpE produces the protein MSEDKASREEETQKETTEETVDFNATESEENVEQEAVNEENVEDSTEPTLEQQLESLQAEVDASQEKYLRLYAEFENYKRRIQNEADIQKTYRAQSVLTDVLPTLDNIERALQIEGDDESFVALKKGVQMVYDSLIKALEDNGLERIQAEGEQFDPNYHQAVIQDDNPEFESGAVTEELQSGYKLKDRVLRASMVKVNQ
- the hrcA gene encoding heat-inducible transcriptional repressor HrcA, whose protein sequence is MITQRQISILNAIVEDYVELGQPIGSTTLIKRHNVKVSPATIRNEMKMLEENHLIEKTHSSSGRIPSEAGFRLYVDQLLEHEDVEEHPNKLNLNTLFSENHYDISTTLNRLAQLFSDQTHYTTIVVGPDHTKASILNVHLMKINDKHLIVVLIYQTGHVKHLHLSSTITVDDTTVIKLSNFISSNLSSFLNNGKYQIDAYRLMGFSDHEVAILLQVYFLIKKHLDSETSRIYLGGKHQLIERLNESTVTSIQPILKYVESGKITQLIDQMSDAPIHISIGSEIDQNLEGIAIVTRPYALANQIEGHIAIVGPTAMRYQNVIQLLSQTR
- the dnaJ gene encoding molecular chaperone DnaJ; the encoded protein is MAKRDYYEVLGISKSASKDEIKRAYRKLSKKYHPDINKEEGADEKFKEISEAYEVLSDENKRANYDQFGHAGPQGGFGQGGFGGQDFSGFGGGGFEDIFSSFFGGAQRQRDPNAPRKGDDLQYTMTVTFEEAIFGTKKEISVRKEVVCHTCDGEGAKPGTKKHTCSYCNGTGHVSVEQNTILGRVRTQQVCPECNGTGQEFEEPCPTCHGKGTEVKTVKLEVTVPEGVDNDQQIRLSGQGSPGENGGPAGDLYVVFRVQPSDKFTRDGDDVYYQHSISFAQAALGDEIKIPTLNGQGILTIPAGTQSGKQFRLKGKGVKNVHGYGYGDLFINIKVHTPTKLTERQKELLKAFAEESGDEINEQPSNFKDKARRFFKGD
- the dnaK gene encoding molecular chaperone DnaK, translated to MSKVIGIDLGTTNSCVSVLEGDEPKVIQNPEGARTTPSVVSFKNGETQVGEVAKRQAITNPNTIQSIKRHMGTDYKENIEGKDYTPQEISAMILQNLKNTAESYLGEKVEKAVITVPAYFNDSERQATKDAGKIAGLEVERIINEPTAAALAYGLDKTDKEEKVLVFDLGGGTFDVSILELGDGVFEVLATAGDNKLGGDDFDQVIIDYLVNEFKSENGVDLSQDKMALQRLKDAAEKAKKDLSGVSSTQISLPFISAGAAGPLHLETTLTRAKFEELADKLVQKTMTPTRQAMKDAGLSNSDIDEVILVGGSTRIPAVQEAIKKEIGKEPNKGVNPDEVVAMGAAIQGGVITGDVKDVVLLDVTPLSLGIEIMGGRMNTLIERNTTIPTSKSQVYSTAADNQPAVDIHVLQGERPMASDNKTLGRFQLTDIPPAPRGVPQIEVTFDIDKNGIVNVTAKDLGTNKEQNITIESSSALSDEEIDRMVKDAEQNAEADKKRREEVDLRNEADQLVFQVDKTLTDLGENVTEDDKKEAEDKKEALKSALEGDDIDAIKEKKEALEQVIQQLSMKIYEQAQQAQQAQGGATQQDDTVQDAEFKEVNDDDQK
- the mtaB gene encoding tRNA (N(6)-L-threonylcarbamoyladenosine(37)-C(2))-methylthiotransferase MtaB; translation: MSTVAFHTLGCKVNHYETEAIWQLFKEADYERVDFEQNADVFVINTCTVTNTGDKKSRQVIRRAIRQNPEAVVCVTGCYAQTSSAEIMEIPGVDIVVGTQDRHKLLGYIDEYQKERQPINGVSNIMKNRTYEELDVPYFTDRTRASLKIQEGCNNFCTFCIIPWARGLMRSRDPQKVVEQATQLVQSGYKEIVLTGIHTGGYGQDLKDYNLAQLLRDLETVDGLERIRISSIEASQLTDEVIDVLQHSTKVVRHLHIPLQSGSDSVLKRMRRKYSMAHFSERIKKLHAALPGLAVTSDVIVGFPGETEAEFQETYDFIVEHQFSELHVFPYSPRIGTPAARMDDQIDEEVKNERVHQLIELSNQLAKTYASQFENDVLEVIPEEKSAKDGVLVGYADNYMKVEFEGDVSLIGEICKVKIDKVGYPINYGTFLRTVEHANNQSEFEMLA